In the genome of Dromiciops gliroides isolate mDroGli1 chromosome 1, mDroGli1.pri, whole genome shotgun sequence, the window GCCCCTCCTTCCTTAGCTCTCCACATTAGCGGCTGATCCATAGCAGAGGGATCCAGCTGTGTTTATTCTGACCCACGAGAATTGATAGGGAAGGGGGGCAGGCAGATGGGAGATGTTTGGCCCTGGGCACATTTTGTGTTGGGTTGATCCATTGAGTATCAGGGGTGTGACCCAGGGCTGGGATGAGGAGGAATCAAGATATGCTTGTCTGTATCCCTCTGGCCTCAGGCTTCACCAACCAATCCCAGCTGTGCCTTTCACCTGGAGTCCAGGTGAGCTTTGGTCTCCTATTGTTTCCTGTGGGAATGTCAGGCTTGAAACAGCTGGGTTGGCCTGTTTGTGGAGTCTGTCACCCCACTCTCATCCTCCACTGCCTTCTCTTTGGTGCCTCTTTGTTCTAATTTCAGAACTAACCCTCTCATTTCCAGGGGATCCCCAGGATGTCAGCCAAGAGGTCATGGGGGTGGCCTGTTCCTGGGGTTCCTGCTGATATGGTAACAGGATAGTACAAAAATATCTGAAATATTGATATTACAGGTATGAGGCAGTGCCTTCTGGGAATAACGCCAGGAAGATATGCTGTGGGGCAAGGTGTCCAGAAACTTGGGCCATTGGCAACTTCCCATTCCTCCAGAGAGGGTGTACAGGACCCTGTAGGGTGAGGCTGGGACTTACCATTAGGGAGGGATCTCCATCAGAGAGAGGGAAATCGACCTTTCTGATCTCAAATATGTTTTGGCAACCCTCATGCAGGTATTATTGCAGGTATGACCAGATATCTTGGTGTGTGTGCATAAGGGGATAGATTTGTACATGCttgaatatgtgtgcatatatgtacaaatggtttctataaatatacatgtctactgtgtgtatatatatgcatagatgatagatagacagatgatagatagatagatagatagatagatagatagatagatagatagatagatagatagatagatagatagatagatagagtatgTATACTCACtcatttgttgttcttcagttatttcagtcatgtccgattgTATCTTtaaatgggttttcttggcaaaaaatccTGGAATgtcattgccatttccttctccagttcattttacagatgaagaaactgaggcaaatggggttaagtgacttgcccagggtcacatagctaataagtgtctgaggctggatttgaactcaggtcttcttgtctcctgGCTTGGAGCCCTACACACTatgttgccacctagctgccccttcatggaAATAGAGGAGGCTAAACATTGCCCTGATTTTccaaaagaggggaaagaataaaGTCTACAAGTTACAATAAACAACTTCAATTCTCACCAAAATTTTAGGTTATATTAGCTAAGAAATGGCCAGGGAACACTTGGAGCAAGAAGCAGTCATGACAGAAAACcatcatggcttcatcaagaatagacCATGCAGGAcggatttcatttccttttttggcagGGATACTAGACCAGAGCTGAAGAATGTTGTAGATACTACTTTTCCTAGACTTTTAGCAAAACGTTTGACAAAAATTCTCATATTATTCTTGTAGATGAGATGAAGAGATTTTGGCTAATTGAAGATACAGTCAGGTGGGTTTGCAATTGGTTGAATATTTGGACCCAAAGAATCATGATAAATGGTTTCACAATAGCTTGAAAGAAGGCTCCTAGTAGAGCTTGCCAGGGATCTGTCTATGGTGCTATTCTATTAGgaacttggataaaggcatagatgcatagaattcctagtttcctccAAAGCTCAGTTCAAACATCACCTCCTACGTGagtctttttctgatttctccaGCTGCTAATACCTCCATCCAAAATTGTGTTGCATGTATTATGTAtcgcatatatttatatatagcagctaggaggcacagcaCTAGACCTGAGTCAGGaaaatgacttcaaatccagcctcagatactccccAGCTGTGTGACGCTAAGTAAGACattcaaactctctctctctctctctctctctctctctctctctctctctctctctctctctctctctctctctctctctctctctctctctttcagggcaatgagggttaagtgacttgcccagggtcatacaactagtaaatgtcaagtgtctgaggtcggatttgaactcgggtcctcctgaatctagggccggtgttctatccactacaccacctagctgccccctaagacaTTTAATCTCAATatgacttagtttccttatctgtaaaatggggttaatagcatctatttcccggtgctgttgtgatgataaaatgaaagcactttacaaacattaaaacactatataaattctggTTATCCCCAGCTTtctcaccaccatcattatcatttgTACATGTCTATACATATAGGATATAATAgattgtaagccctttgagggcagctTTGTCTCCCCAGCCCCCAACACATTGCTTAACATATAGTAAGGACAGGTAGGTGATgaagtagatggagcactggtctAGGAACccaagttcctgagttcaaatctggcctcagacacttactaaccatgtgaccctgggcaagtcacttactcccttaaagcctcagtttcctcatctgtcaaatgggctggagaaggacatggtaagcccctccagtatctctgccaagaaagccatagtgggctcatgaagagtcaaacacaactgaaaaattactgaataaaAACAccattgggttaaaaaaaaaaacaatttcacaaGTATGCAATGGGGCCGATATTACCAAAAAGCTGTTAAAAACGAtcaaaaagaggcagctaggtggtgcagtggatagagcaccggccctggagtcaggagtacctgagttcaaatccggtctcacacttactagctgtgtgaccctgggcaagtcacttaaccccaattgccccactaaaaaaaaaaaaaacaacaaaaaaacaacaaaaaaaacccactaaaaaaGATCTTGAGTATTTTGAATGCTGTGATTTCCATGTAAGAGGTGAGTACGATGGAGCCTTGGGCTCCATTCAGAATGTAATCATGTCCAAACAAGGGAGATCCCTCTGCACtgtgccctggtcagaccatgtCTGGAGCACTGTCGTCAGTACTGGGTACCCCAGTTTGAGAAGGATAATTGGTAAGCTGGACAGCATCTACACTAAGGGAGCcaaagatggtgcagtggataaagcaccagccctggattcaagaggacttgagttcaaatccagactccaacacttgacacttactagctgtgtgaccctggacaagtcacttacccccttaaagcctcagtttcctcataggtaaaatgaaggggctggaggatacttctgaggttctttccagctcagtCTATATGATTTTATAATCCTCAGGGATTGTTGTATAGAAAAGGGAGTCCCCTTGTTCCCCTTGGTCCCAGAAGAAATGGGAAGGGGAGGTGTAGAGAGGAACATTTCTGCTCAATGACAAGATAATCTTCCTCACAATCAGAGCCATCCAGAAGTAAAAGGAGCCACCTCTGGGGGTGGTAAGCTTTTCCTCACTAGAGAAAGTTAAGTTgggacacatagtaggcacttaataagtgttgattgatttattggacAAATGACTACTTGTCAGGGTGGTCATAAAGGGGCTTGATCATGGATAaaactggatggcctctgaaatctcttctaactctgaggAGCATCATGAATTCTGGTATTCCTGTGCCTTAGGCACACAGTCAAGGCTCAGTAgagatttataaaattaaattgaattcatcCCTTCTCCTAAATATGTTTATCTCTTTTCTCCCACCGTAGAGTCCTGGCCCTGTCtacactttctcctcctttctcccctttgctctctttctttcttccactcCCCCTATCTGATATCTCAGCTGGGCCAACCCTTCTCcattatagaaaagaaaaggctTAACTCCAGTCAATTAAGAAATTATATTTGGGACTGTTCTATGACGAACAATTATTTTCCGGTGAACCCCAATAAAGACCCAGCCTCTTATCTCCTGCTTCCCTGGGAACAGGGAAAAACACCAGCTGTAGATTCTCCCACAGTCTCAGCCAACAGTTCCCTCCTAACTATCACCTGTCCAACCTGATAAAAGCTTGCCCTGATTAGGGGAATAGGGGGAAATGAGACACTAAGAGACGCAGAGACATGTCTAGAGTCCACTGGCACTCGAACCCATTTCCCAAAGCCTCATTCCAGCTTCACCACTAATtgcctgtgtggccttgagcaaatcacttcccctctttacctcagtttcctcatctataaaaagagggggttgaaTTCGGTGtcccctaaagtcccttccaagtctaactATGACCCTAAGGGTCTAGGGGAGTTGGTGTCTGATTCTAAGATCGCTTTTTGGAGTAGCCCTCATGCAGAGCTCTGACTCAGTTCTACTCTCCTCGGGTTGGGGCTGAGAACTAAGGGGGCATCACAAAAGATGAACCCCAGAGAACGAATACATTTTAATGCAGAAACCAGAAAAATACACTGGTATATTCCTCTCCATGCATCCCGGGAGGCCATCTGCATGAAAGACACTTTGCTGCCCCCGTGTGGCTGTGAGACGCCATTTTCCATAAAGCTTCTCTCAAAACACCCAAGGCTTTTCTATTCCTGCTCACCAAAAAGCCCAGTTCTGGGGACCACTGATGATCTCCCCACAAGCTTCTGACAACCTGGTATAGAAGAAGGGgccccaggggggcagctaggtggcacagtggatagagcactggctctggagtcaggagtacctgagttcaaatccggcctcagacacttgacacttactatctctgtgtccttaggcaagtcacttaaccccaatagcctcaccaaaaaaaaaaaaaaaagaaggggcccCAAGACTCGGGGGTTCTTGCTCCATCATTAGCATTCGGGGGGACCTTGGTCAGGTGGGATTGCTCAGCACAGCAAACACTTATTATGCAACTACTGTGTACTGAACCTCACTTTTGGTATAGggtatacacagatacacacaaacaACCACTGCCCTTGAGAAGTTTCTAGTCCTTTTCTGACCTCCTCAGAGGTGAACTGAGCCTAATTAGGAGACATAGAGAGGGGAAGGACAATCAGAAAAGAAGACATGGGAAGGTCAGAGAATTAAAGAATATGACTTGGAAgggagccatctagtccaaccaaaaACAGAAGAGGACCTTCCCCTATAAAATATCAACCATAGACAAGGATGAGGGAGTCTATTCCAGGATGTGATGCAAtcaaaggcccagagatgggagaaATGGAGGCAAGATGGAACCAGAGGCTAGTCCATTTGGGCCAGAAGAAAAGAGTAAGAAATGGGGGTTATTGAGAACAAACTGAGGAAGTAGGTTGTAGCCAAATtgtagcagctaggtgacacagtggatagggtgctgggcctggagtcagaaagactcatctccctgagttcaaatccagactcagacacttacttactagctgtgtgaccctggtcaagtcacttatccctgtttgcctcagtttcctcatctgtaaaatgaactggagaaggaaatgacaaaccgctccaatatctctgccaagaaaagcccaaatcggggcagttaggtggagcagtggatagagcacccgacctggattcaggagaacctgagttcaaatccggcctcggatacttaacacttactagctgtgtgaccctgggcaagtcacataactccaattgcctcactaaaaaaaaaaaaaagaaaagaaaagcccaaatggggtcacagagagtcagacacaactgaaatgactgaacaactacaacacTTTATTGTATGTTCAATAGGGAGCCATCGAGGGGTTCTCAGTAAAGGAGAGACACactttcctccattgtaaaatggggtatctctaaggtcctttccagtcccAAGGTTCAAAGATTCTATGGACCCAATTTAAACTATGAAATTTTTATTGAGTGTCTGCTATGACCCCAGGCCTGTGCTACTATTAGGAGATTAGGTTGAGAAGTTGATGCAAAAATACAAGGCACATGCCTGCTTGCAATCTAGTTagggagacaaagaagaaaacagttaGACAAGAGAGAAATCACGGGATTGGagtgatcagggaaggcttcccggAGGAGGACAGGGCTACAAAGGTCATTTTCTCCAGGGTTACTTTGTGACAGCATCATTTCATCACCAAGGAGTTCAACGGAGAGTCTAATCCTGAAAGGAGAACAACATTTCTCCAACCTGTCAGGGCTAACACCCCCTGCCCCAATTTTCCCTGGCCTGCCTTACGTACCCAAGTAGGGCCTGGAAGGGTGAGGTCACTCAGCTTCTCCCCAGTCGGGCTTGGAGGGCCCTGAGCTCAGCCTGATGAATGCTGTTCCCACCACACACGATGACCACGATGGAGCCTAGGGAGGGGCTGAGGCAGCCCTCAGCCTGGAGCCGGCCCAGGCAGCCCGAATAGATGGCAGCCAGGGCAGCCCCACAAGCAGGTTCCACCAGCATCCTTTCGTCATCTGTGGCCAGAAGAGAGGACAAGGCCAGGGGTGCAGGAAGAGAGGACATTGAAATGGGGAGACACAGAGAGCCAGTTAGGACTCAGGACAAGGTACCACTGTGTTGCACTGAGTCCTCAATAGTTCCTTATGCCATGGCCCATGCTcataactaggtggtacaatggatacagTGCCAAACCAGGCATCAGGGAGCcatgagttcaaaccctaccatagacacttactagctgtgagaccctgggccagtcacttaactgctgtctgcctcagtttcctcctctatcaaatgaggatgataatagcacctccctcccagggtagATAGGGTacaaggatcaaaggagatatccTTTGTTAAATATGATTTAACACTAGCTATCATTATTTCCTGGAAAGGCTGTGGTACTCATCCCCTCTGTGGTGTGAGGGACAAGTCTGGAGAAGGCAAGACTGAACATGAGAAGTCAAGTGATAACAGTGGAATGTCAGGTCTGGGGTGAAATTTTAAGGAATATTGTGAGAGCAGAGGACTATTCTCCCTGACTTTCAAGTCACAGACCTGGGTTGGCACCTAGTCTGCCTATGGGGAACGCTCAACTTTCTACTACACTCACCAAGGAAGCGTTCAACGGCTTGTATGGCTTCCTCATCGTCCACCACCTCTGAGATGACCTGGCACTCACTGGCACACTCCAGCGCCCGGGCAGCCACTGTCTTGGCCCCCAGACATTTtgccaggctggggagggggaggagaaacaaATTCTGATGGGAGACCCTGAAGAAAGCAACTCCCccatgtgtgtgagagagacacagaTCATGGATcgtagaaagtgaaaaaaaatttaagtgtgtAACAGTAAAAGGGGGTTGTGTTTGCAGGCCAAAGACCAATTCTGCctcttactagttgtctgaccttgggcaagtcattttaatacCCTAGACCTCAACTGCTATCCCCCTCTAATAACAACTCAACGGAACATTCTAATCCACAGCCCTCCCCCCTGCTTTAGACACCCATAACACTGAGTGACTGTGATACTCAGATGGAGAAGGAGACTCTCTGGAGCATAAAACCCCGGAGGGGTCTCTGCCATTAGCTGGGAGACATCCTAGGGGCCAACACAACCCCTCGAAAGCCGGGTGATACCCACCTGGTAATGTCAGGCAAGGTGACAAGTCTCCCAGCCTGAATGGCCTGGTTAAAGCTGTCAGCCCCCCGGGTCTCCATGGCGATGATGGGCACATCCAGCCAGCCTACCTCCTTCATTCCTGCCACCACGCCAGCCAGGAGGCCCCCACCCCCTACAGAGAGGATGATGGCACCTGGCTTGGCACCCAGAGTATCCTTCAGTTCATGAATCATGCTGCCATGGCCTTCCCTAGAGACAAGAGCAAGAAGAGAAAGGCCcccataaccaccaccaccaccactaccactagcACCACCCCACCAAGGGCATACctgatgaaatcaggaagacctgagttcaaatccttcattagatatttactacctatatgaaTCTAGGCAAATCGCTCTACCTGCCTCAGGTTCTACATGTGTAaaatcagttagtcaataaaaatttatgaagcacctgctatgtgcttgattaagcacctattattaagcacctgctatgaggcaataaaaatgaatgaagcacctattatgtgctttATTAAGCAcattatgaagcacctactgtgatgaaataaatttatgaagcacctgctatgtgcttgATTAAGCactattattaagtacctactatgaggcAATAAAAttttatgaagcacctattatgtgcttgATTGTGTAcatattattaagcacctactatgtgctacccGACATTGTGTAAGGTATAATGCACTGGGGATGcgtatatttaaaatgaaaagacagtccctggcctcaaggaacttacaacctAATGGAGATAAGAAAAGTACcaacctcagagggttgttactgggatcaaatgagacaatgtttgtaaagcactttgcaaatcttaaagtgatacataaatgttAGGGATGATGGTGATGAATGTGATAGGAAACATAGAGGTATAGACTTCCAGGgctgggaagaaccttagaatATGAACTATAAGAGCTGAGAGGTACCTTAGAGAATTCTTCTCATTTGACAAAAGGGAGAACTGAGCCCCAAGCCTATGTTCATGGTCACAGAGCAAGATTGTGTCAGAGTCAGAACTAGAACCCAAGTTTCCCAGATCCCAATCAAGAGCCCTTCCCATTGTACCAGCCTGTCATAGAAACATAACCTGATGTTCAAATGACCAAGTTACTGGCTCCATGCCAATTCCCCCTTCCTGGGACAATTCTAAGGTTGGCAGCCCACAGCCAAGTGGCCCAgacaaaaagaagggagaaaagtgtcTGAATCCCCATAGAAAATGTGAATAGTACTGAATCAGTTTCTCATGAAAGCTGACCATAAATCCAGGGACCCGAATGTTGGAAGTTCAAAGGGACAGAgctgggagagggaaagggacccatagtCACCAGATCAGTGGGTGGTCAAAGGGGTGAACATTGACCCAGCCATTCATTCTGACCAACTCCTGGGCCTTCAAATTGGCATCATCCCACACCTACAGGAAAACAGAATGAATCAACGAGTTAAAAGGCACTTGTTAGGAAtctaagacaaaaaaaattaaaaatgaatacatttttaaaaataaaaaagaagaatctaAGACAGTGAGAGGGGAAAAGATATGGAGTAATCAGGGACTGTGATATTATAAACTAATTATATAATCTTATAAACTAATAGGGTATGGGAAGCAGAGGGGGGAGGTGATGTCTGGGTCAAAGATCTTAATGAAGACACTGGAGCCAGGCTGTGAGGCAGTGGTTAAAGCCATTTGGGCACTCTCATAGTCAAAGGACATTGATATTCAAGCTGTGTCCCAAATCTCTTCTTCTCACCCCTTCTCCTCTAATTTGGACTAGGCTGATTTAGATCCCCAAGAagtagcttccccccccccacttctaaACCATCctacagtatatgaatgtaatggaatgtta includes:
- the SDSL gene encoding serine dehydratase-like, whose translation is MMNASQKKGLEEQRPLHIVTPLLESWTLSLAAGTTVFLKLENVQPAGSFKIRGIGHFCQEMAKKGCKHFVCSSGGNAGVAAAYAARKLGIPATIVLPKGANPTLLWRLEREGAEVQMEGKVWDDANLKAQELVRMNGWVNVHPFDHPLIWEGHGSMIHELKDTLGAKPGAIILSVGGGGLLAGVVAGMKEVGWLDVPIIAMETRGADSFNQAIQAGRLVTLPDITSLAKCLGAKTVAARALECASECQVISEVVDDEEAIQAVERFLDDERMLVEPACGAALAAIYSGCLGRLQAEGCLSPSLGSIVVIVCGGNSIHQAELRALQARLGRS